A region of the Leptospira venezuelensis genome:
GGAAAAATCCATAACTACTCCTTGGGAGACCAAGATAAACGCGACTAAGATAGAAATTGGTAAAAGAATATATAATATACTTCTGGTTAAATCTATATAGAAGTTACCTATGCCGGAATATTCACCTGGTTTAGAGATCATTCCTCTTGCCATAGCTGCAAGAGCTGCAATCCCCACGCCCGCGCTTACAAAATTCTGCACTCCCAGAAGCAACATCTGGCTTAAATAAGAAAGGGAAACTTCCCCAGAATAAGACTGCCAATTCGTGTTTGTTACAAAACTAACGGAAGTATTCCAGGCGAGATCCCAAGGAACTCCTAACTTTCCTTCCGGGTTTCCTGGAAGAAAGTTTTGGAAATGAAGCCCTAGTACTACCAAGATTAAACCAAAAAAGGTAAAAATCCCAATATCTAGTAAATAATTTTTCCAATCAGAATTTTGATCCTCTCTTATTCCAGAAATCTTATAGAGAAAAGATTCGGTTCTGGCAAAGAATCGAAAACGTTTGGAAACTTCTCCCTTAAGGAGATCTGCTATATAAATTCCTAAAAAAGGAGATAGAAGAAATAAAACTGTAAAATATAAAAAGAAGAAGATAGAGTCGTTTCCGTTCATTTATTTCTCCTAAAATTTTTCCGGTTTTAAAATGGAGAAGGAGAGATAACCGCATAATGCGATGACTAAAACGATTAGAAATGTATAAGACAAGATTCCTCCCAGGCGGAAACATTCCGTCTATTCCAAAAACCTAACCTGTTTTTTGGAATTCGTCAATGCGAACCCGCATGAGAAGAAACTATATTTGCGTTAATTTTGCGTTAAGATTACACACAGACCACAGAAGCCAAGGATCTTGAAAACTCCGAGTTCTCAGTGAGCTCTGTGTAAAATATTTTACGTGTAAAATTTCACTAAATCGGAAACTTCCTCTCTCGGTGTATGAAACTTATTTAATGTTGAGTCGGGCTTAGGATAACCCAGACTTAGGCCGCAGACAATTTTTTCTGATTCTGATAGACCTAATTCTTTTCGGACCACTTCCGGAAAGGCAGATAATGCAGCCTGGGGAACAGTTCCTAGTCCGTAACTTCTGGCAAGAAGCATAACTGTATTCAAGAAACATCCGATGTCCAATGCGATATAAAAATTAAGTTCGAATTCAGTCGTGATAAATACTGCTGTAGGAGCTCCAAAAAACTCGAAATTCCGAAGCATAAACTTATCTCTCGCTTCTTTGTCTTTTCTTTCAATACCCGCTGCACCATATATCTTCATTCCAAGATCAAACATTCTACGTTTCGCATCCGCAGGAAAACCGGTTGGCCAAATCGTATCAGGCACTGGAGTTTCGGACTGTTTTGCTCTTTCTTGTAATAGTTCCGCCATTCTATCTCGTCTAGAGCCACTCACCACATGCACCTTCCAAGGTTGGCTGTTTTTCCAACTTGGAGCACGCAGAGATTTAGAGAATAATTCCTTTAATACGGAATCTTCTACAGGTTTAGAAAGATAGTCCCGGATACTGTGGCGGGTAAAGATTGCCTCTTCCACACTGGAAGCAATTCCTGAAATATCAATGGATTCGGTTTCTGAGGATAAAGAAGACATATAGACCTCCGATTTAGACTTGCATTTTAACAAATTTCGGTCTTTCTGGAATAAGAAAGGACCGGACAGACAAGTCTGTCTGTTATTCAACCCCAGGAAGAAAAAAATGTCAACCAAAGAAAAAGGAGTAAAAGATAGGATTTTGGAAACTGCGGTTCGACTTTTCCAAACCCAAGGGTATGGGAACACAGGGATCAACCAGATCATCCAAGAATCTCAGACTGCAAAGGCAAGCTTTTACGATTACTACCCCTCTAAGGATTCTTTAGGAAAGGCATACATAGAATTTTACGGAAAGGAACAGCTCGTATTATTAGAAAAGTTACAGTCCAGATCGGAGAATGCGCGGGACTTTATCCAAGCCTGGACCCATATCCTAAGAAGACAAACCAGGAACAGTGAGTTTGCAGGTTGCCCAATGGCAAACACCGCAGCTCAAATTGCATCCACTTCTCCTTCCATCTCGGAAGAAGTTAAAAAATTGGCCCTACGGACAGTAGACTTTCTTTCTATCTATTTAAAAGAAATGCAAAAGAAGGGACAAGGACAGATACCAAAGACCGCGGACACACAAACCTTGGCTCGAAAGATATTCGCTTGTTACGAAGGTGTATTACAGATCTGGAAACTGACTGGAAAAATTTCTGCGTTAGACGATTTACCGGAGATGGTAGATGCGATCATTAAAAGTTCAGGAAAGAAGTGAATGATCCCCTCCGCTCGGAAGCGGAGGAAATCGATTTTCAAATTAATTGCGTTCGATTGTTGCAGCAGGAGCTGTAGTTCCAACAATGTATAGCAAGAAATAATAAGAACCGGGAGCATTATCATTAGTCCATACATATGGCCCAGCACCGTTTCGGTTTGTGCTATTGAAAGGAACAAATCCATCTACAATAGTAGATTCTGCTAAAGGACAGTCAGCACTTTCATAAACGACCGGCTCATCTCCTCCGGCTTCTGGATTTGCAATTACATCGACTCCAGTAAATGTTACGGTGTCACCATTCTGCATGCCTAAAGCTTCTACAATTGCAATAGGGTGATTCACGAATGGGATTCTTCCCCAGATTACACTAGTAGCACCAGCCCCTTCTATTGCACGAGTACGGTTTACGCCTACTGATGCTTTACCTGGGAAGGCTACTAAACAATCTCCCCCACCGCCAAGTGCGTTTAATAGCGCTAAGTTTGTTAGGTCGCTACCATCTTCCTTTTTACAATCCACGAAAGAAGCCGAGAGCAAAAGTACCAATAATAACCATATAGCTTTTTGTTTCATTTTAGGTTGTCTCCACAGAACAGTCGTTCCTAATACTCTTTTTCAAGAACGGGTCTGAGTTTCAATCTCAATATTTAAACAAAGAAAGAAATTGATGTTAATTACTGTCAATTTGTCTCAATATTTGGAAAAAAAGTCAGGTTTCTTTACTTTTTTGCTAAGCGATGGAACCGCCACAGGATGAACCTGCACCAGCGGTACATCCATAACAATGTTGGTGTAATAAGATCTCTCTGGAATCCAATACGGATTTGTTGAATTCTGAAATTTTGGAGATCTTCCCTTCTATCTTCATATCCAACATTTGGTTAAAATCGCAATCATATAGACTTCCTTCCCAACCTACACTTAATGTGTTACGGCACATAACGCCTGTAGCAGCTACTGGATTAAAAGCAGTTACTAATTTTTCTAAATAAGCCTCTAAGTTGCCGCTTTCGAGTAAGGATTCCAAAAATCTGCTAATTGGCATATTGGAAAGAGCAAATAAAGAATTGAATTGAACATCGTAGATCTGCTTCAATTCCTTTTTAAAATCGTTCTCTAACGTGGATTGCCCTCCTGCAAGAAAAGAGCCCACAGGATTATAAACTAAATTTAATATAAGATCGGAACCAGGAATACCGTATCCGATAGAATTCAATTTTCTTAATGCTTCAATAGAACGGTCGAATACACCTTCTCCTCTTTGAGCATCCGTTCTTCTTTTCTGGAAATAAGGGAGACTTGAAACCACTTCCACCTTATGTTTCGCGAAAAATTCAGGAAGGTCTTTGTATTTTTCTCCAGCCAGAAGAATGGTAAGATTGCAACGGATCATGATCTTCTTCCCTAATTTGGAAGCTTCTTCCACGAACCATCTAAAATTAGGATTCATCTCAGGAGCTCCTCCTGTGATATCCAAAGTATTCACACCGGGAGTTGCTAAGGCCACCAGACATTCTTCCATGGTTTCCTTGCTCATGATCTCCCTGCGATCCGGACCGGCATCCACATGACAATGTTTGCAGGTCTGGTTGCAGAGTTTCCCCACGTTCACTTGTAGTATGTCCACCCCGGTAGGGCGCAAAGGATAGAGTGCCGCTTCTTTTAATTTATCTGAAAAACTAGGCAGACCCAATTTTCCGGAAACTTCCGTAAGAATTTTCAATTGTTCTTTGGAAGAAGCGAGCTCGCTCCCTCTTGCTAATAGGGATTTCATACTTTAGAAACTCCTTATAAACCGAGTTCTTTTACTTTGTTTAATGCTTGTACGCTATGAACAAGAGTAGCTCCACCTCGGATCGCTGCTCCCACGTGGATCGCTTCCCAGATCTGTTCTTCGGTTACACCTTTTTCTACAGTATCAGTTGTGTAAGCGTCAATACAATAAGGACATTGTACAACATGGGCAACTGCAAGAGCGATTAATGATTTTTCTTTAGCAGATAAGGCTCCATCCGCAAAAACTGCTCCGTAATAATCAAAAAATTTTTTTGCTAGATCAGGCTCGAATTCTCCTATATTCCCGAATTTTTTTAGATCTTCCGGCTTGTAATAAGTTGTTTCCTGCGCCACAAAAGGCCTCCATCGTTTAATTTATTTTTTAATCGCGAATTGGATATTATTGCACTTCTCGCAGACTTCCTCAGGAATCCATCCCCATTGTATCAGAAATCCGAAAACAAAACAACCTGCACAGAATCCCAAAATAGATTCTAAACTTGCAAAAATTACAAGAACTCCAAGAACAACTTGGAATGAGAATACTTGTCCGAAGAATAATAGTATGAATGCAGTTCCGCTAAAGATAACTCCCACAAATTGAGCGAATCTTTTAGGAGGGCCTGCCACTGTTTTGGACCCAAGACCAAGTAACGGTACGATCCCATGTATAGCGAGTTTTGCAAACAGTGAGAACTTAGGCCCGTACAATACTCTAGCGGAAAATCCGTAGAACAAAGCTCCCGCTAACCAAAGCGATTGCGTAATTATCGCGGCCAAACTTAAGATGACAACAAGGCCCGCAACGGTCCTAGCCGCATATTCATTAACAGTGTCTGGGAAATTACCAATTCGAATCATTCTTTCTTGCCCAATACCTTTTCGCCTAGTTAGACCAATACATCTGAGAACTCAAGAATATTTTCGCTATATTGAACAAAATGGTTAATATAATTGTACGAGATATAAATAACTGGCGGCTAAATGTAGGCACTTCTACAATTTTACTCCTTTGGGCACTTCCACTCGCACTATTCCCATTGTTTTTCCAAAGGAGTGATATCTGGCAACTCTCTGGAGCATTCTTCCTTAGCCTGAGCTTCTACTTTGTATTCCTAAAATTCTTTTCGGACAGAAGAGAGAAAATCGGGGTCTGGGCAGGGATCTTACTGAGGGTTTGCTTCCTATTCACTCCCGTATTTTTGTCGGAAGATACATTTCGTTTTTTATGGGATGGTCTTTTAGTTTCGGAAGGTATCTCCCCTTATTCGGAACTTCCTATAAATATAAAATTGGGATTCGACCAAAACTTGGAGAAGGAACTACTCTCCAAAATGAATTCTCCCAATTATTACTCTGTTTATCCACCCGTACTGCAGTTTTTATTTTTGGTTCCGGTATTCTTCTTAAAAAGAGGACTTTCCATTTTCTGGGCGATCTCTATCTGGAAAGGTATTTTAATTTTATTTGAATTAGGAATTCTTTATATATTTTCAAAAAGAAAAAAAGAAGAAGGGTCCGGGAATTTTCTCACATACTGGCTCCATCCACTCGTGCTATGGGAAGGAATTGGAAATGGTCATCCGGAGCCTATCCTATTTTTCTTTGTATTCTTAGGAATACTCTCTTGGGAAAAGGAAAAAGTTTTGAGCGGAATTGTATTTTATATAACTTCCATCCTAACTAAAATACTTCCTCTACTCGCCCTGCCCTTTTTGTTTTTCTATTGGTGTAGAAGGTCCACTGGTCGCAAAATTCTATTGTTATTCAGTGCAAGTTTTATAATATTCGGATCTACATTTGGTTGGTTTTTATTTTCAGAAGCTGGAGAAAAAATTTTAGAAGAACATTGGAGAAAAGGAATAGGAGTCTATTTTACTTTATTCGAATTCCATGGAGGATTTTACTATCTTCTGAAAAATTTAATCAGGCACACTTGGTATCCATACTCTACAGGAATTTTATTAGGTATTTTAAGTATCTTTACAATTTCTTTTTATTCTTTCAGAACTTCTAAAATCGAAACAAAGAACAAAACAATTTTTCTCCTTACAGTCTGGATCCATTTATGTGGAATTTATTATTTGTTTTCGAGCACTGTACATCCTTGGTATTTTCTTCCAATCCTAGCAGCTTCAGTTTTTACAAAAATGATTTGGCCTTTAGTTGCTTCTTCTATTTGGATATTATCTTATTCCACTTATTCTTCTTATCCATATTACGATAGGGACTGGGTCCTGATCCTAGAACATTCTCTTGTAATTGGGACCTTCTTCTTTGAAAATTTTCTCTTGCTTAAAGAAAGGAGAAAACGAATATATTTCGAAAATTCTAGCTCTTGTTAGGAATCATCCATGCTATCCAAACATTTCGAAACCCTTTCAAACACCTTGGAAAAAGAGATCCTAGCCAGCGAACAGATCCGAAGTAAGATCCTTTTAGCGGCTTTCGCATTTGCAGCAGTTTCCTGGAGTATCCTATTCCTATTTTTAAAAGAGGAATTTAACCAGAGCACCGGGATAGATTTTCCATTTGAAGTACTGATAGGAGCATTGGCATTTGGAACAGTTTACGAATTCGGATTCTTAAAATTACTGAATTATCTAAAAGCAAACGGATTTAAACTTCCACTTCTACCCAGATTCGGGAATACGCTCATAGAAACATCCCTTCCTGGGATCATATTATTCATTCTAATCCAAAAACATTCTCACCCGGTAGTTCCTTTAAACTCCCCTATTTCAAATCTATATTTAATTTTCATAATACTTTCTGTTCTCAGAATGGAGTTTGGACTTTCGCTTTTCACAGGAGCTATTGCTGCAATCCAATACTTAGTCACTGGTTTGTTCTTCGTGCCTGAGTCCCCTCTGGACGGAGAATCTGCATATAGTTTCTTCTATTCTAAGATTCCAACTTATATGCGCTCAGGATTATTTTTAGCGTCGGGGATCGTGGCAGGACTAGTAGGCCTAAGACTCAAAAAGGTATTAAAAAACTCAGTAGAACGTTTAGAAGAAAGGAACGAAATTTTGGGAATGTTTGGACAATATGTTTCTCCATCTGTCGTGGATAAACTGATGAGCCAAAAAGCGGATACCGCATCCGAAAACAAGGATGTATGTGTAATGTTTTTGGATATTCGTAACTTCACAAAATTTTCGGAGGATAAAAGTCCTTCAGAAGTAATCTCTTACCTAAATACTCTTTTCGAAGATATGATAGAGATTGTGAACAAACATAATGGTATCATTAATAAATTTTTGGGAGATGGATTTATGGCAGTATTCGGAGCACCTCTCTCAGACAATGGAAAAGATGCAAAAAATGCAGTTTCTGCTTCGTTAGAAATTCAGAAAAAAGTAATAGAAATGAATATCTCCGGCAAAATCCCTGAAACAAAAATCGGAATAGGTTTACATTTCGGAGAAGCAATGACAGGAAGTGTAGGTTCTTCTCAAAGAAAAGAGTACACAATCATCGGAGATACTGTCAATCTAGCTTCTAGAGTGGAACAATTGAACAAAGATTTTGGAAGTGAAATTTTAGCGACAGATACAGTTTATGAACATGTAAAACATTTCTTAGAGGCAGAGTCCCTTCCCCCTGTAAAGGTAAAAGGAAGAGAAAAAGAAGTCCTAATTTACAAATTAACTTAATGCAAACTCCTAAATCACATTACGAAAACTTCTTAGCTCAAAAATATTCCTGGATGTTGGGAGATCTTTCTTCGAAAGAAAAGGAACAATTAGAATTATTCAGATCCTTCGAAATTTCTCCCCAAGGAAATGGAGTCGCTTGGGATCTAGGAGCAGGCAGCGGAATACAATCCATTCCATTGGAAGAATTAGGATTTCAGGTCTTAGCAATTGACTTCAGCGAAAAATTATTATCGGAGATCAAGGACAGAAAATCGGACACAAAGATCAGAACCAAAGTTGCAGATATTAGATCTAGAGACTTATACCAAGGAGTTTCTCCGGAAATCCTTTTATGTATGGGAGATACGATCACTCATTTAGAATCAGAAAAAGATTGGGAGACTACTATAAGTCTTTGGTCTAGTTTCCTTTCTCCAGGAAGTAAATTAATTTTAGGTTATCGAGATCTGAGCCATGGAAAGCCGGGAGAAAAAAGTATTTTTGTAGTCCGTTCAGATGAATCCCAAATTTTCTCATGCCAATTACAATTCTTTCAAGATAAAGTTGATATTACGGATATATTTCATGAAAAGACTGATAAAGGTTGGTCTGTTTCTTCCAGTTCGTATAACAAACTCATACTTCCGATAGATGATTTGATCAAAACTATATCATATAAAAATTTTGAACTGAAAAGAAAGGATGAGAAAAACGGGATGAATTTTTTACTTTTCGAAAAGCTTTAATTGGACCCTAGTTCTTAGAATCCGTTCCTTTTTAGAGTTATATTTAAGAGTTCCTTTTTCTCAAAAACCATTCGACAAGTCCGGACTGACTGGGAATTTGTTCGTATCCTTGCCCGGAACCCTTCCATGATAGATAAACTGATACGTCTCTCCATCAAGAATAGGATTTTTATCCTGATACTCACTGCAGGCATCACCATAATTGGTTTTTATAATGCATATCAACTTTCTATCGACGCAATTCCGGATATTACAAACGTTCAGGTATCCGTAGTAACTCAATCTCCCGGCCTTTCTCCTGTAGAGGTGGAACAGTTTATCACATATCCGATTGAGATGGAACTCACTGGTGTTCCTCACGTAACAGAGATCCGTTCTATTTCCAGAACTGGAGTGAGTAGTGTTACAGTTATCTTCAAGGACGGGACCGATATTTATTTTGCAAGGCAACTCATCAACGAAAGATTGAGAGCTGCAGAAGCAGTGATCCCCAAAGGTTATGGAAGTCCTGAGCTTTCTCCTATTGCTACAGGTCTTGGAGATATTTACGAATTTGTTCTAACAAGCGATCGCCATACTCCGGAAGAACTCAGAACTTATATGGAATGGGAACTTGCTCGAGAGATCAAATCAACCGAAGGTATTATCGATGTAAATATTATTGGCGGGGAAGCAAGACAATATCAAATCAAGATCGATCCCCAAAGATTAGCAGTTCATAATATTACATTATCTCAACTTTGTGATAAACTGGAAACAGCAAACCAGAATACTGGCGGCGGTTATATCTCCAAAAATGCGGAACAAATCGTGATCCGAGGAGAAAGCCAATTCAAAACTGTGGATGAGATCCGAAACGTTGCGGTCCAAACAGAAAGAGACGGAGTTCCTTTACTCTTAGGACAGATCGCTACTGTTGAGACTGGTCCTGCACTTCGTTTCGGGCTTATGACCAAAGATGCCAAGGGAGAAGTTGTTGGCGCTACTGCAATGATGCTCCTGGGCCAAAACTCCTTAGAAGTTGTAAAAAAAGTCAAAGAAAAGGTAGAGGTATTAAGAGCCAGACTTCCGGAAGGAATGAAGATCGTAACATTCTACGATCGTTCAGAATTTATCGGAAGAACGTTAGGAACCATCTTCACTAACCTGGCAGAAGCAGCGGTACTCGTAATTATCGTTTTAATTTTTGCGCTCGGAACAGTAAAAGGTGCACTCTTAGTTAGTTTATCCATTCCGATCCCAATGCTTGCCGCCACAATATTTATGAGAATGTTCGGTATTGTTGGTAACTTGATGTCACTTGGAGCCTTGGACTTCGGACTCTTGGTAGACGGAACCATCGTGATGTTGGAATCCGTTCTTCACGGTTTTATATTGAAACAGGCATTCTACGAACAACAAAACTCACAAGAAGACAGAAAACTCGCAGCAGAACAGATCATCACTGATTCATGCGTGAGAGTAGGAAGGGCTGCAGCTTTCTCTGTTGGGATTATCTTATTGGTATACCTACCTCTCATGACGTTAGAAGGTGTAGAAGGTAGAATGTTCAAACCGATGGCAATGACTGTTGTTATCTCGCTTGCTATGGCACTTCTATTCTCTTTAACTACCTTCCCTGCTGCAGCTAGTATCCTATTCCAAAAGCCGATATTCCACCATAGCAAGTTCTGGGACAGAGCAGAAGAAATTTATATGCAACTTCTCGACTTCGGAATGGCGAATAAAAAGTTATTCCTAAGAGCAGGTGTAGGAGTATTTGCAGTTTCTCTAATATTAGGATCTACTTTAGGATCAGAATTCCTTCCACGTATCGACGAAGGAGAATTTGCTATAGATATCAAAAGACTTCCATCTACTTCTATCAATTATTCCAGAGATACGAATACTGAA
Encoded here:
- the kdpF gene encoding K(+)-transporting ATPase subunit F, with product MSYTFLIVLVIALCGYLSFSILKPEKF
- a CDS encoding nitroreductase, yielding MSSLSSETESIDISGIASSVEEAIFTRHSIRDYLSKPVEDSVLKELFSKSLRAPSWKNSQPWKVHVVSGSRRDRMAELLQERAKQSETPVPDTIWPTGFPADAKRRMFDLGMKIYGAAGIERKDKEARDKFMLRNFEFFGAPTAVFITTEFELNFYIALDIGCFLNTVMLLARSYGLGTVPQAALSAFPEVVRKELGLSESEKIVCGLSLGYPKPDSTLNKFHTPREEVSDLVKFYT
- a CDS encoding TetR/AcrR family transcriptional regulator, with the protein product MSTKEKGVKDRILETAVRLFQTQGYGNTGINQIIQESQTAKASFYDYYPSKDSLGKAYIEFYGKEQLVLLEKLQSRSENARDFIQAWTHILRRQTRNSEFAGCPMANTAAQIASTSPSISEEVKKLALRTVDFLSIYLKEMQKKGQGQIPKTADTQTLARKIFACYEGVLQIWKLTGKISALDDLPEMVDAIIKSSGKK
- a CDS encoding LIC20153 family lipoprotein, translating into MKQKAIWLLLVLLLSASFVDCKKEDGSDLTNLALLNALGGGGDCLVAFPGKASVGVNRTRAIEGAGATSVIWGRIPFVNHPIAIVEALGMQNGDTVTFTGVDVIANPEAGGDEPVVYESADCPLAESTIVDGFVPFNSTNRNGAGPYVWTNDNAPGSYYFLLYIVGTTAPAATIERN
- the arsS gene encoding arsenosugar biosynthesis radical SAM (seleno)protein ArsS (Some members of this family are selenoproteins.), whose product is MKSLLARGSELASSKEQLKILTEVSGKLGLPSFSDKLKEAALYPLRPTGVDILQVNVGKLCNQTCKHCHVDAGPDRREIMSKETMEECLVALATPGVNTLDITGGAPEMNPNFRWFVEEASKLGKKIMIRCNLTILLAGEKYKDLPEFFAKHKVEVVSSLPYFQKRRTDAQRGEGVFDRSIEALRKLNSIGYGIPGSDLILNLVYNPVGSFLAGGQSTLENDFKKELKQIYDVQFNSLFALSNMPISRFLESLLESGNLEAYLEKLVTAFNPVAATGVMCRNTLSVGWEGSLYDCDFNQMLDMKIEGKISKISEFNKSVLDSREILLHQHCYGCTAGAGSSCGGSIA
- a CDS encoding arsenosugar biosynthesis-associated peroxidase-like protein; this translates as MAQETTYYKPEDLKKFGNIGEFEPDLAKKFFDYYGAVFADGALSAKEKSLIALAVAHVVQCPYCIDAYTTDTVEKGVTEEQIWEAIHVGAAIRGGATLVHSVQALNKVKELGL
- a CDS encoding DUF4395 domain-containing protein, which codes for MIRIGNFPDTVNEYAARTVAGLVVILSLAAIITQSLWLAGALFYGFSARVLYGPKFSLFAKLAIHGIVPLLGLGSKTVAGPPKRFAQFVGVIFSGTAFILLFFGQVFSFQVVLGVLVIFASLESILGFCAGCFVFGFLIQWGWIPEEVCEKCNNIQFAIKK
- a CDS encoding adenylate/guanylate cyclase domain-containing protein, producing the protein MLSKHFETLSNTLEKEILASEQIRSKILLAAFAFAAVSWSILFLFLKEEFNQSTGIDFPFEVLIGALAFGTVYEFGFLKLLNYLKANGFKLPLLPRFGNTLIETSLPGIILFILIQKHSHPVVPLNSPISNLYLIFIILSVLRMEFGLSLFTGAIAAIQYLVTGLFFVPESPLDGESAYSFFYSKIPTYMRSGLFLASGIVAGLVGLRLKKVLKNSVERLEERNEILGMFGQYVSPSVVDKLMSQKADTASENKDVCVMFLDIRNFTKFSEDKSPSEVISYLNTLFEDMIEIVNKHNGIINKFLGDGFMAVFGAPLSDNGKDAKNAVSASLEIQKKVIEMNISGKIPETKIGIGLHFGEAMTGSVGSSQRKEYTIIGDTVNLASRVEQLNKDFGSEILATDTVYEHVKHFLEAESLPPVKVKGREKEVLIYKLT
- a CDS encoding class I SAM-dependent methyltransferase, with translation MQTPKSHYENFLAQKYSWMLGDLSSKEKEQLELFRSFEISPQGNGVAWDLGAGSGIQSIPLEELGFQVLAIDFSEKLLSEIKDRKSDTKIRTKVADIRSRDLYQGVSPEILLCMGDTITHLESEKDWETTISLWSSFLSPGSKLILGYRDLSHGKPGEKSIFVVRSDESQIFSCQLQFFQDKVDITDIFHEKTDKGWSVSSSSYNKLILPIDDLIKTISYKNFELKRKDEKNGMNFLLFEKL
- a CDS encoding efflux RND transporter permease subunit, with the translated sequence MIDKLIRLSIKNRIFILILTAGITIIGFYNAYQLSIDAIPDITNVQVSVVTQSPGLSPVEVEQFITYPIEMELTGVPHVTEIRSISRTGVSSVTVIFKDGTDIYFARQLINERLRAAEAVIPKGYGSPELSPIATGLGDIYEFVLTSDRHTPEELRTYMEWELAREIKSTEGIIDVNIIGGEARQYQIKIDPQRLAVHNITLSQLCDKLETANQNTGGGYISKNAEQIVIRGESQFKTVDEIRNVAVQTERDGVPLLLGQIATVETGPALRFGLMTKDAKGEVVGATAMMLLGQNSLEVVKKVKEKVEVLRARLPEGMKIVTFYDRSEFIGRTLGTIFTNLAEAAVLVIIVLIFALGTVKGALLVSLSIPIPMLAATIFMRMFGIVGNLMSLGALDFGLLVDGTIVMLESVLHGFILKQAFYEQQNSQEDRKLAAEQIITDSCVRVGRAAAFSVGIILLVYLPLMTLEGVEGRMFKPMAMTVVISLAMALLFSLTTFPAAASILFQKPIFHHSKFWDRAEEIYMQLLDFGMANKKLFLRAGVGVFAVSLILGSTLGSEFLPRIDEGEFAIDIKRLPSTSINYSRDTNTEMEKVIAQFPEVTSVVSKMGRGESAAEPIGTEEGESMVKLIPSNEWTSASSRDELMDKMKDAILKSVPSSTISLSQPIENRVNALLSGSKADVVIKIYGDDLQTLKDTASKFADKIKKVPGAADLRVQRVLGLPLIQIKADRQKMARYGVAAEEILTTVESLRIGRKAGKVFEGFKRFDLVVRLQLDVSDLDKLENIPVMTSTGVTVPLGQVATIEFVEGPAAIYRESLKRRIMVEANVRGRDLVGFVNEAQKVTADIEKNLPEGYRTDWGGQFENFQRAKNRLMLVVPIALGIIFVMLIAAFGNIYYAAGVFIVVPLAVAGGIIGLVLRGLPFSIPAGVGFIAVSGIAVLNGVVYASTLKEELEKGITISKAVLSAGLHSLRPVMTTEIIAAVGFIPMAISTMAGAEVQRPLATVVIFGVIVATVLSRVLLPIVMEFLLNIYQDQERRKEARKRKLESEFQASRAQEKIPQTLEEVSWDSEEVTEEPEEIISSKSKRSKSGLKKKK